GCCGATCGTCAACAACACCGGAAAGCTGATCGTCGCTGACACCACATGGAAGATCACCGGTCCCGACCTGCCGTCGGGCACCCAGGTGACCGTCGTCGAAGTGGTGGGAACGGCGTTGCGGGTGGAGAAGACCGGGGCCGAAGCGGGCTGACAACCTGAATGATTAAACCGCCCGTCGTGCCTTGAGTGCCGCGCCCAGGGTACCTTCGTCGAGATAGTCCAGTTCACCGCCCAGCGGCACGCCAAGCGCAAGGCGCGAGACCTTCACGTCGGCGTCTTCGAGGCGGTCGGTCACGTAGTGGGCGGTGGTCTGGCCGTCGACGGTGGCATTGGTCGCGAGGATGACTTCCTCGACGGATGAATCGGAGGCCCGGCCAACCAGATCGGCAATCCGCAGGTCTTCGGGCCCGACACCGTCGAGCGCCGAGAGCGTCCCGCCAAGAACGTGATAGAGCCCGCCGAACACCCCGGCGCGCTCCAGCGCCCAGAGGTCGCCGACCTCCTCGATCACGCACAGCACCGATCGGTCTCGCCTGGGGTCGGTGCAGACGGAGCACGGCTCGACGGTGTCGAGGTTACCGCAGATCGGGCACACCCTCACGGCTTCGGCCGTCTCGTCGAGAGCCGCGGCGAGCGGACCCAGCAAGGTCTCCCGGTTCTTCAGGAGATGCAGCACCGCACGCCGTGCCGAACGCCGACCCAGACCCGGAAGGCGGGCCAGCAACGCGGCCAGACGATCGATCTCGGGTCCGCCCATGGGGTCAGAACGGCAGGTTCATGCCTGCGGGCAGATTGAGGCCGCCGGTGAGCTTGCCCATTTCTTCCTTCACATGAGCCTCGACCCTGGTGCGCGCGTCGTTGACAGCTGCGACGATCAGGTCCTCAAGCACCTCGGTGTCGTCAGGCGTGACCAGCGACGGGTCGATGGTCAGCGATTTCAGCTCATGCTTGCCGCTCATCATGGCCTTTACCATGCCCGCACCGGCACTGCCCTCAATCTCGGTCTGGGCGAGCTCCTCCTGCACGGCGGCCATCCTGCCCTGGAGCTCCTGGGCCTGCTTCATCATCTTGGCGAGGTTCATGAACCGGTGTTCTCCATCTGGGCGTTGTCGGCATCGAGGACGTCGACGACCTCCGCGCCGGGAAAGGCTTCGAGAATGCGCGCGACGCCGGGGTCGGATGCGGCCTCGGCAAGGCGGGCGCTGCGGCGCTCTTCTTCCTGCTCGATGAGCGTCTTCGATGCATCGCCGTTGTCCCTCGACGTGGCGACGACCCATCGTTCGCCCGTCCAGGTCTCGAGGTCGCGCGCCAGGATGCGCGAAAAGTCCGACGGCAACTGGTCGTCGACCATGATGTCGATCTGGCCTGGCCGGTAGGACACCAGCCGGACGTTGTTGCGCAGCTGCGTGCGCCGGATCATGCCGCCCTGCTCACCGACAAGCTCGACCAGGGCCTCGAAGGTCCCGGGCATCGGCACATGCGAGGGCGACCCGGACACGGGCGGCGCTGCGGCAGGTTCCGGCGGCGGCGCTGCGGCCATCGCCTGAGCGACGCTCGGTGCGTCCTGCGGCGCGGCAGGCGGCGTGCCCGACTGCGGCGTGCCCGACTGCGGCGGTGCATCCTGCAGCACCTTGAGCGCGTCCTCCGGCGTCGGCAGGTCGGCGCTG
The genomic region above belongs to Rhodospirillales bacterium and contains:
- the recR gene encoding recombination protein RecR — translated: MGGPEIDRLAALLARLPGLGRRSARRAVLHLLKNRETLLGPLAAALDETAEAVRVCPICGNLDTVEPCSVCTDPRRDRSVLCVIEEVGDLWALERAGVFGGLYHVLGGTLSALDGVGPEDLRIADLVGRASDSSVEEVILATNATVDGQTTAHYVTDRLEDADVKVSRLALGVPLGGELDYLDEGTLGAALKARRAV
- a CDS encoding YbaB/EbfC family nucleoid-associated protein, which gives rise to MNLAKMMKQAQELQGRMAAVQEELAQTEIEGSAGAGMVKAMMSGKHELKSLTIDPSLVTPDDTEVLEDLIVAAVNDARTRVEAHVKEEMGKLTGGLNLPAGMNLPF